Proteins encoded within one genomic window of Tamandua tetradactyla isolate mTamTet1 chromosome 11, mTamTet1.pri, whole genome shotgun sequence:
- the RPE65 gene encoding retinoid isomerohydrolase isoform X1, which translates to MSIQVEHPAGGYKKLFETVEELSSPLTAHVTGRMPLWLTGSLLRCGPGLFEVGSEPFYHLFDGQALLHKFDFKEGHVTYHRRFIRTDAYVRAMTEKRIVVTEFGTCAFPDPCKNIFSRFFSYFRGVEVTDNALVNVYPVGEDYYACTETNFITKINPETLETIKQVDLCNYVSVNGATAHPHIESDGTVYNIGNCFGKNFSIAYNIVKIPPLQADKEDPISKSEVVVQFPCSDRFKPSYVHSFGLTPNYIVFVETPVKINLFKFLSSWSLWGANYLDCFESNETMGVWVHIADKKRRKYLNNKYRTSSFNLFHHINTYEDNGFLIVDLCCWKGFEFVYNYLYLANLRENWEEVKKNARKAPQPEVRRYVLPLNIDKADTGKNLVTLPNTTATAFLCSDKTIWLEPEVLFAGPRQAFEFPQINYRKYGGKPYTYAYGLGLNHFVPDRLCKLNVKTKETWVWQEADSYPSEPIFVSHPDAMEEDDGVVLSVVVSPGAGQKPAYLLILNAKDLSEVARAEVETNIPVTFHGLFKKS; encoded by the exons atgtccatcCA AGTCGAACATCCTGCTGGTGGTTACAAGAAACTATTTGAAACTGTGGAGGAACTTTCCTCGCCCCTCACAGCTCATGTTACAG GCAGGATGCCCCTCTGGCTCACCGGCAGTCTCCTTCGATGTGGACCAGGGCTCTTTGAAGTTGGATCTGAGCCATTTTACCACCTGTTTGATGGACAAGCCCTCCTCCATAAGTTCGACTTCAAAGAAGGACATGTCACCTACCATAGAAG GTTCATCCGCACTGACGCTTACGTTCGGGCCATGACCGAGAAAAGGATCGTCGTCACGGAATTTGGCACCTGCGCTTTCCCAGATCCCTGCAAGAATATATTTTCCAG gtttttttcttactttcGAGGAGTGGAGGTTACTGACAATGCCCTTGTTAACGTCTACCCAGTGGGTGAAGATTACTATGCCTGCACAGAGACCAACTTCATTACCAAGATTAATCCAGAGACCTTGGAGACAATTAAGCAG GTTGATCTTTGCAACTATGTCTCAGTCAATGGAGCCACTGCGCATCCCCACATTGAAAGCGATGGGACTGTTTACAACATTGGTAATTGCTTTGGGAAGAATTTTTCAATTGCCTACAATATTGTGAAAATTCCTCCACTGCAAGCAG ACAAGGAAGATCCAATAAGCAAGTCAGAGGTCGTTGTACAATTCCCCTGCAGTGATCGATTCAAGCCATCTTACGTCCATAG TTTTGGTTTGACCCCCAACTATATTGTTTTTGTGGAGACACCAGTCAAAATTAACCTGTTCAAGTTCCTTTCTTCATGGAGTCTTTGGGGAGCCAACTATTTGGATTGTTTTGAGTCCAATGAAACCATGGGG GTTTGGGTTCATATCGctgacaagaaaagaagaaagtaccTCAATAATAAATACAGGACTTCTTCTTTTAACCTCTTCCATCACATCAATACCTATGAAGACAATGGGTTTCTGATTGTGGATCTCTGTTGCTGGAAAGG ATTTGAATTTGTTTATAATTACTTATATTTAGCCAATTTACGAGAGAACTgggaagaagtgaaaaaaaatgccAGAAAGGCTCCCCAACCTGAAGTTAGGAGATATGTACTTCCTTTGAATATCGACAAG GCTGACACAGGCAAGAATTTAGTCACACTCCCCAACACAACTGCCACTGCCTTTCTGTGCAGTGACAAGACTATCTGGCTGGAACCTGAGGTTCTCTTTGCAGGGCCTCGCCAAG CATTTGAGTTTCCACAAATCAATTACCGGAAGTATGGTGGGAAACCTTATACATATGCATACGGACTTGGCTTGAATCACTTCGTTCCAGACAGG CTCTGTAAGCTGAATGTCAAAACTAAAGAGACCTGGGTATGGCAAGAGGCAGATTCATATCCGTCAGAACCCATCTTTGTTTCTCACCCAGACGCAATGGAAGAAGATGACG GTGTGGTTCTGAGTGTGGTGGTGAGCCCCGGGGCAGGACAAAAGCCTGCCTATCTTCTGATTCTGAATGCCAAGGACTTGAGTGAAGTTGCAAGGGCTGAAGTGGAAACTAACATCCCTGTCACCTTTCATGGACTGTTCAAAAAATCCTAA
- the RPE65 gene encoding retinoid isomerohydrolase isoform X2, translating into MSIQVEHPAGGYKKLFETVEELSSPLTAHVTGRMPLWLTGSLLRCGPGLFEVGSEPFYHLFDGQALLHKFDFKEGHVTYHRRFFSYFRGVEVTDNALVNVYPVGEDYYACTETNFITKINPETLETIKQVDLCNYVSVNGATAHPHIESDGTVYNIGNCFGKNFSIAYNIVKIPPLQADKEDPISKSEVVVQFPCSDRFKPSYVHSFGLTPNYIVFVETPVKINLFKFLSSWSLWGANYLDCFESNETMGVWVHIADKKRRKYLNNKYRTSSFNLFHHINTYEDNGFLIVDLCCWKGFEFVYNYLYLANLRENWEEVKKNARKAPQPEVRRYVLPLNIDKADTGKNLVTLPNTTATAFLCSDKTIWLEPEVLFAGPRQAFEFPQINYRKYGGKPYTYAYGLGLNHFVPDRLCKLNVKTKETWVWQEADSYPSEPIFVSHPDAMEEDDGVVLSVVVSPGAGQKPAYLLILNAKDLSEVARAEVETNIPVTFHGLFKKS; encoded by the exons atgtccatcCA AGTCGAACATCCTGCTGGTGGTTACAAGAAACTATTTGAAACTGTGGAGGAACTTTCCTCGCCCCTCACAGCTCATGTTACAG GCAGGATGCCCCTCTGGCTCACCGGCAGTCTCCTTCGATGTGGACCAGGGCTCTTTGAAGTTGGATCTGAGCCATTTTACCACCTGTTTGATGGACAAGCCCTCCTCCATAAGTTCGACTTCAAAGAAGGACATGTCACCTACCATAGAAG gtttttttcttactttcGAGGAGTGGAGGTTACTGACAATGCCCTTGTTAACGTCTACCCAGTGGGTGAAGATTACTATGCCTGCACAGAGACCAACTTCATTACCAAGATTAATCCAGAGACCTTGGAGACAATTAAGCAG GTTGATCTTTGCAACTATGTCTCAGTCAATGGAGCCACTGCGCATCCCCACATTGAAAGCGATGGGACTGTTTACAACATTGGTAATTGCTTTGGGAAGAATTTTTCAATTGCCTACAATATTGTGAAAATTCCTCCACTGCAAGCAG ACAAGGAAGATCCAATAAGCAAGTCAGAGGTCGTTGTACAATTCCCCTGCAGTGATCGATTCAAGCCATCTTACGTCCATAG TTTTGGTTTGACCCCCAACTATATTGTTTTTGTGGAGACACCAGTCAAAATTAACCTGTTCAAGTTCCTTTCTTCATGGAGTCTTTGGGGAGCCAACTATTTGGATTGTTTTGAGTCCAATGAAACCATGGGG GTTTGGGTTCATATCGctgacaagaaaagaagaaagtaccTCAATAATAAATACAGGACTTCTTCTTTTAACCTCTTCCATCACATCAATACCTATGAAGACAATGGGTTTCTGATTGTGGATCTCTGTTGCTGGAAAGG ATTTGAATTTGTTTATAATTACTTATATTTAGCCAATTTACGAGAGAACTgggaagaagtgaaaaaaaatgccAGAAAGGCTCCCCAACCTGAAGTTAGGAGATATGTACTTCCTTTGAATATCGACAAG GCTGACACAGGCAAGAATTTAGTCACACTCCCCAACACAACTGCCACTGCCTTTCTGTGCAGTGACAAGACTATCTGGCTGGAACCTGAGGTTCTCTTTGCAGGGCCTCGCCAAG CATTTGAGTTTCCACAAATCAATTACCGGAAGTATGGTGGGAAACCTTATACATATGCATACGGACTTGGCTTGAATCACTTCGTTCCAGACAGG CTCTGTAAGCTGAATGTCAAAACTAAAGAGACCTGGGTATGGCAAGAGGCAGATTCATATCCGTCAGAACCCATCTTTGTTTCTCACCCAGACGCAATGGAAGAAGATGACG GTGTGGTTCTGAGTGTGGTGGTGAGCCCCGGGGCAGGACAAAAGCCTGCCTATCTTCTGATTCTGAATGCCAAGGACTTGAGTGAAGTTGCAAGGGCTGAAGTGGAAACTAACATCCCTGTCACCTTTCATGGACTGTTCAAAAAATCCTAA